A segment of the Hemitrygon akajei chromosome 10, sHemAka1.3, whole genome shotgun sequence genome:
gtgcctaggAAGAAcacggtaacctgcctcaatgactatcgtccagtagcacttacatccactgtgacaaagtgctctgagaggttggtgataaaacatatcaactcctgccaaaGAGACATCGATCTGCTCATATTTGTCTACTGtctcaacaggtcaacagcagatgccatttcattggcttttcactcaaccgTGGAATATTTGGACAATGAAGCTGCATACAGCAGGGTGCTCTTTATCAACAACTTGGCATTTAAgagtatcatcccctcaaaaccaatcaataagcttcaagatgtTGGCTTGAATGCCTCCTCGTGCAACCGGATCCTCAATTTttcacttgcaaaccccagtcagttcagattggcaacaacaaatcctcacaatctccacagtgcagctgcaccacaaggctatgCACTAaacctctgctctactcactttatcctTATGACtaaatacagctccaatgccaatatttaggtttgctgatgacaccacattCATTGAGCAAATCAAAGCTGGTGACGAATCAGaacataggagggagactgaaaatccggCTGAGCGGTACTACAACTGCAACCTCTTACTTAACGTCCACAAGCCCAAGGAGCAGagtattgacctcaggaggaggaaaccagaggtccatgatccaGTCCTAATCGGggaatcggaggtggagagggcctGTTATGTCATTCCAGAGGATCCATCctggccattacaaagaaagcactgcATTGCCTTTacatccttagaagtttgtgaaaatttggcatgttatctaaaactttgtgaagcatctatagatgtgtggtggagggggatactgactggttgcaacatGACCTGGCATGGGaacgccaatgcccttgaaaggaaatgCTGACAAAAAGTAATGgctacaacccagtccatcagcccttcccaccactcaGTACACCTACATTGAACActgatgcaggaaagcagcatccatcattaaggtccccTAGCAtgtagaccatgctctcttctcactgctgccatcaggaagaaggtacaggagtctcaggacccacactaccaggttcaggcacAGATATGACCCattaactatcaggctcctggaacagagggaataacttcactcaactgctCCCACGATTTATggatcactttcaaggattcttcatctcatgttctcgatattatttgaaatatatttattgcaatctgtccatcttgttgggtgtggtctctcactgatactattgtgtttcttgtatttactgcaaatgcaagaaagtgaatctcagggttgtatatggtgacacgtgTGTACTTCgaaaagaaatttactttgaactttgaattctgtgGTGACGAAGCCTCTGTGAAGTTGTTGTCCCCAGAAATTTCAACCAAGTGGAAGGCAAGGCTGGAAATTACTACTTTTTTGtacgattttccattcaagggcattggtgtttccataccatgctaTGATGCAACCtagttggcgtgtggccaagtcgttaaggcgttcgtctagtaatctgaaggtcactagttcgagccttggctgaggctgagtgtgtgtccttgagcaaggcacttaaccacacattgctctgcgatgacactggtgccaagctgtatgggtcctaatgcccttctcttggacaacattggtggcgtggagaggggagacttgcagcttaggcaactgccggtcttccataaaaaaccttgtccaggcttgcaccctggaaactttccaaggcgcaaatccatggtctatcaagactaacggaggcctactcaatgatgcaaccagtcaatatactctccaccacacatctatagaagtttgttgaagttttagacattatgctgaatcttcgcaaactcctaaagaGGTAGAGGCACTGCATGATTTCTTCATAagtgcatttatgtgctgggtccaggatagatcttctgaaaTAAGTGCAtttatttgtgtgtttaaagGAGTGAATGCAtattttcagactcctgtacctcttcctgatGTTAGTATTGAGAAGAGACTGGCTTGgacaataaaaccataagacaggagtgcagaattagggcattcagcccactgagtctgctcaaCCATTCAGTCATGGTTGACTctgaaccctattctcctgcctttgacTTTACTAATTAACAAACTAATCaccctctactttaaatatgcccaatgacttggcctcttcaGCCATACATAGCAATGAATTGCatggattcaccaccttctggctgaagaaattcctcctcaggtctctttgaatggaaattccttctattctgaggttgtgccctctagtcctagactttcccatgATTGGAAATATCCTCGCCATGTCCAccctctctaggcctttcaatattcagtaggtttgaaagagatctttaataaCATACCTAATGCCAAGGTACTGGGGTGCTGTGTTTATGTTTGCATCAATGTAGAAAGGTGACAAATGTTTTCTAAAAGCTGTCACTCAATTCATCCCAGACTCACAGTGAGACTGGCCAAGACTGTCATCTACTCTTATGGGAGACTCTGAATGAAGGTATCCCCTCCAGGTCAACTCAATTTGGTTATATATCACCCTGGCTGATATCAAATCTGGACCCATTTGGCTGCATCTTCAACAAATGACAACTCATCTCTATTCCCCAGGTAATGCACTGGCCTGAGGGATGCCCAGGGAGTAATCACAAAAGTTCACAGTTCTATGATAACGTGTTTCCACATTAAGCTAAATACCAATATATGTAAAAGCTATCAGAACATTGTATGTAatgaatagaggggtgtccacttacagcagagataaggaggaatttctgtagcccgagagtggtgaatctgtggaattcattgccacaagcattcatggaggccaagtcattaggaatACTTAAGGCTGAATTTGAAAGATTCCTGATTAGTCGGGACATGAAGGGTTacatgaagaaggcaagagattggggttgTGAGAGATCAGCCGAGAAAAAATGGTGGAGCATATTTGAGGAGCCAAATggcttaactctgctcctatgtcttatggtcttttgggcTCCACAACATGTGACACAAGAGTTTATGCAATGATGGGCATGTAAGTGACAGACACAAAACACTGAcatactcagcaggacaggcagcaactgtggagaggaATCAACAGTCGATGTtccgggtcaaaacccttcatcaggactggaaaggaaggaggaagaaagaataaggtggggggggggtggagaaggagtTCAAGCAGGAACATGATAGGTGGGTCCAGGTGAGTGGAAAGGTAGGTggctgaagtaagaagctagaaggtgataggaggaagagataaagggcagaggcagaaggaatctgataggagaggagagtggcatAAAGGACAGGAGGTGGGACATGGAGGGAGGTGATGAGGTCTGGAGAGAGAAAGGTGTGAGAGAGTttccagaatggagaatggaaaaatagAGAGAGGAGTGGAGGTAGAAACAAAGGCAAGTGATTACTGCAAGTTATAAAATGTTGTACAGGACACTCTTCTATTCATCATTATAGAACATCATCCTGTAATCACTGTACATACTAGACCACCTGTTCCATCAACACACCTTCCTCCCCAAACAGCCTAGACACTGCATGTACACCCTGGAAAGTCCACTCATCTAGTGGAAATCTTGTAGGTATTGGACCACCTCTACAGTTACAGAACATCTTCCCCCCCCCTTAGATACCAGAGACCCCCTTGTAGAAAATGGACTCTTCCCTCCACCTCCCATCCATCATAGATGCTTCATGAATCACCCTCACCTACCAGAGACCCTGACTAGAGTTATGAGACTGCACTCCTGGGCCTCCCTGGGGATACTGCACCCCAGCTTTGCCCTGTAGATATTGCACCCTGGTCCTCCCTGTGCGTGTTGTACCCCAGCCCCCCACCCTTTTGGATATTGCACCCCGGCCTTGCCCTGTGGATATTCCACCCTGGATCTGCCCAGTGGACATTGCACCCTTGTCTCACCCTGCGGATATTGCACCCCACTTTGCTCTGTGGATATTGCTCCTCGGCCTCTCCCTGATCATGTTGCACAGCAGGATTTTCCTTTGGATTCTGCACCCCAGCCTCAGCCTGTGGACATTGCACCCCAGCCTTCCACTGTAGATACTGCACTCACTGCCCATCTACATTATGCACTAAAAGAGAGTGCAAACCCCAACAGCTCCCAGCTTTTTAGAAACCTCATTCTAAGTTAGAACTCACCGTATTTACAAGTCCAAGCAGCACACCATATTTCCTGGCTGTGGATGGTCTGCCTTGCTGAGGTCATAGATCATAAGAAtagtagaatcaggccattcgacccttccaGTTAGCTCTACCATTACGGTCGATGTATTATTCctttcagccccattctcctgtatTCGCCCGTGACCATTGACACCCTaattaatcaagagcctatcagcctccactttaaatataccaaatgactcggccacctctggcaatgaattccacagattcaccaccaaatggctaaagaaattcctcttcatctctgttttaaatggatgtccttgtattctgaggcgaTGCCCTCAGATCGTtgattctcccactataggaaacatccttcccacttCCATCATCTAGGCCTTCCAGTAGTCGATAGGTTTAAATGAAATTCCTcttaattcttctaaactccggcaaGTGCAGGCTCAGTGCCAGCACTCCtcgtgttaaccctttcaatcccggGAGAATGATCgtcacctcctctggaccctctctaatgccagcacatccttccttagaagtTCGGAAAAGGTTTTATCCGGGGTGCCTGGCGCCTGAAATTGCACCTCGCTTCGCCCTTTGCAGAGTTAATGGGACGGCGGGGAGGTTTCAGCGCGCATGACGTGACCACTGGCAGGCGACTTGAAGGGGGAGGTTTAAGCGCAAACTCTTCGCCGACAGAGAGCGATCCGCTCCCAGCTTTTCTCTCCGGCTTCATTCTGCGGGCAAACTCTAAACTGTTCAGCGAGAAACGCGAAGCCAAGCGTCGCTCGCCGCCAGCTCGGGAGTGTGGAAGCGAGCGCCGGGATAATCGCAGAGACCTGTGAAACCTCCCGCAAATTGTTCAGCAGACTCTGCGGTCAGGGGACAGAAAGATCGCCTCGATAGAGTGTGCCCTTCCCTGCACCGAATGCCAACTGCGGAGGGCTGAGCATCTGCGCTCGGTATGAGGTGAGAAGCGAACATGGAACACAGGAATGTAGACCTTGAGATGTGTCGTTATTTCTTATTTTAACATGCAAGAtcgtttggagaaagtgggagaagctCCCTGCATCCCTCCTGCAAGCTGAAGTTATTGCAGCCTTGACTATAAGCGGGTTTCTCTTTTTTGAATTTAAGATTTAAAGGTGTCGTGGAACTTCTGTCGGGTGGGGAGGCGGTAATCGGAAGATGTTGCGCTCCGTCCTGGTAATGAGTGTGTTTGCAATGACTGGTTTTTCCTCCAAGACCCCGTCAGAGAACCGCAGAAGTGCCAAAGATATTTGCAAGCACCGATGTGCGTGCGAGGAGAAGGAGACGATGCTGAATATTAATTGCGAGAACAAAGGCTTCACCAAGGTTAGCTCGCTCCAGCCGCCACAGAATCGGCTCTACCAGCTCTTCCTAAACGGGAACTCTCTGAGCAAGCTCCCTCCCAAAGGCTTCATCAATTTCACCAATACAGTGACACTGCATCTGAGCAGCAACGGGCTGCAGGAGATCCGGAACGGCGCTTTCCAAGGACTGGCCACGCTGAAGAGATTGCACTTGAACAACAACAAACTGGAAGTGTTGAGAGAGGAGACCTTCCTGGGCTTGGAGAGTCTGGAGTACCTACAAGCAGATTACAATTACATCAGCATCATAGAACCGGGCACATTTAGCAAGCTGAATAAACTGAAGGTACTCATCTTGAACGATAACTTGCTACCCAGTCTCCCCAACAACATCTTCCGTTTCGTGCTGTTGACTCATCTCGATTTAAGGGGGAACCGGTTGAAGAAGTTGCCCTTTGCCGGGGTGTTGGAGCATATTGGCGGCATCGTGGAGATCCAGTTGGAGGAAAATCCTTGGAACTGTACCTGTGACCTGATCCCGCTGAAGGCTTGGCTGGATACAATCTCTTTCTTCGTGGGTGAGATGGTCTGCGAGACTCCCTTCAGACTTCACGGGAAGGATGTGACCCATCTGAACAAGCAAGACCTTTGCCCCCGCAAGAGCGCCGTCGACTCCAGCCTGAGGATCTTGCGCCCCTCGCTGGTTGGCTCCCACCTGCCCCCCACCACTGGCTCGTCCCTTAGCCCGGCCAAACCCACCCTGCGAGGCGGCAAGACTCAGCGGCAGCCTAAGAACCGCGGCCGGGTCACCCCGAGCCCGAACGGCCGACAAATATTCGGCCCCATTATGGTCTACCAGACGAGGTCGCCCATACCGGCCGGTTGTCCCTCCATCTGCTCGTGCACCGTCCAGAATTCGGACAAGGCGCTGAACGTGCACTGCCACGAGAGGAGGATCAGGAACGTCACGGAACTACAGCCCCGACCTTCAAACTCAAAGAAGCTCTACCTCACGGGCAACCTGTTACCCCTTGTGCAGGTGAGTGACTTCGGGGAGTACGGGGCATTGGAGCTGCTTCACTTGGGCAACAATCGTATCTCAGCTATACAGGACGGCGCCTTCCGCAACCTCAGCAACCTCCGCAGGTTGTACCTTAACGGGAACCATATCGAAAGGCTGTCGCCCGCTCTATTTGTGGGTCTGGAACGGCTGCAGTACCTGTACTTGGAGTCCAATGTCATCAAGGAGATCCTAGAAAACACCTTTCATTCCCTGGGTAGACTGAGCTTACTGTACCTCAACAATAACCTGCTGCGGTCCCTGCCCACCAGTGTGTTCGCCGGCACCAACCTGACCAGGCTGAACCTCAGGAATAATTATTTCCCGCACTTGCCAGTGAGAAGGGTTTTGGACCAATTGTCTGCCGCTGTCCAGATCGACCTCCAGGAAAATCCCTGGGAGTGTGACTGTCCCATACTGGCGCTGAAGGCATGGTTGGAGCAATCTCGGGCTGGGGTGGTCATCACCGAAGTGGCCTGCGAATCCCCTGTGAGGTTCGCCGGCCAGGCGCTAAGATCCCTCAAGGATGAGGAGATCTGCTCGGAGTTGCCTCTCCACAGCTCCCACGAGGTCACCCGCAACCCCAATCTCCCGCAGGACGACGCGGAGCCTCCCAGTCCCGGGACGGCTCAGTCCAGCCCAGTGCCCCTCTCCGTTCTGATCTTGGGCCTACTGGTAGTTTTCATTCTCAGCGTCTGCTTCGGGGCCGGGCTGTTCGTCTTCGTGTTGAAGCGGCGCAAAGGCGGCGCGAGTGGTCAGAGCGCCACCCCGAATAACCTGGACCTCAACTCCTACCAGCTGCAGTGCGGGCCGTATGGCTCTGAGCCCGGGGAGAAAGCAGAGGCACACGTGTATAATTATATCCCTCACCCCGTGGGCCAAATGTGCAAGAACCCCATCTACATCCAGCGAGAAGCGGAACAGGTTACCTACTACCGAGACCTGCCCGATCTGAGTTTCAGCAGTCTGCAGGCGAAGAAGTCACAGCACTTGGGCAGAGCGCCTTACTCCATTAGCACTGTGGAACTACTGGGGCCGCAGCCGCCCCGACACACGGACTCCGTGTACCAAAACCTCGGCGAACGGCGGAAGGCGCTGCCCAGCGGTCTGAACGCCCACTACACCTTCTGCACCTTGCCCAAGCGCCAGTTCGCCAGCTCGTCCCAAGGAGCCCGGCACCAGGAACAGGACAGGCTAAACAAAACGGTTTTGTACGGGACCCCGAGAAAACAGCCGGCGAAAAACGACAATCTTTCACTCCAAGCCAAGCCCCACACAGAACCAGACTACCTCGAGGTGTTGGCCAAACAAACTGTCATTAGCCAACTGTAGGACAGTGAGAGAAATTAGACTTTAACTACTAGACAAATACGTACAGGATGGGTTATTCTAACTAGACTTAACTTCGCCTGAGCCATCACTCCGGGTGAGCTTCAGAACCAACGTCTTTTTCTCCAGAACCCCACTGAATTCCCGTGATCAAGGAGAGCAGTATTTTATAATTATTGGAGGTGGCGTCGGTTGCTACACCGACTTCATAAttgccacaaacacacacaatatCCTTTTGTTGAATTTAGTTGTTTTTTGAAGTTAACCATTTGCTCTTATTGTGTAAGTTCTATGTTTAAAATTTCCAAAGACTTGACTTCAAAACAAAATAGCCAGCTATATGTAGAATATATATAGCACAGAGGGGTCAATTTTTGACTGAAGATTTTAGTTATTCTCCTTTACTGGATATTTCCCTTTTGACGTTTGGGGGTCCATTTGCACTGTAAACTCTCTGCAGCTCTTCACAGCATTGTATCTTGGGAGCGAAATGCTTCCAAGCGATTGTATATATATCGTATTAAAACACAACAAAAGTGAGTTGGATTACTGTGTTGGGTTTatatattaaaattaattttgtgAGATTGTTAGGGATCAAGCATTTGATGCATACAGTTATTTCATCTATTTCAACAAAAAGAGATTTTTTGAAATATGGGTCAAAACCAAAAAAAGATTTCGTGTCAGCACATTAATTTTCTATTCATTTATTTGGATCTGGGCATCACTGGATTTGTTGTCTGTCCCTAAATACCATTGACTAGGTGGTGGTGAGTTGTCTTCTTGAACTACTGCAGGGTGTGTGTGGTGAAGATGCCCGCACTACTCTACTAAAGATGTATCTGGATAAAGGGGCAGTGATAACATTCTGTGGTCCTGATCACTTATATGCATTTGCATGACAGTGCAACACAAGCCTGAAAACTGATAAGCAGTTGGATAACAGAAATTGCACACAATGCAGTGTTTCTGATCAAAAAGCACACATTCCTATTTTGCTCAAAAGCACTAAGCGGTAACATGTTGTAGACATTTTTATGTTTGGTATCTCATGGTGCTGAGTGTTTTGGAACCAGTTATTTTCCTGCATAGCCTAAGCCACAGGAGAAACATTCAGTTTGATAACAAATTGCACATAATCTATACAAGTGTTACCAGAGCCTTCAAGGctggatggtgtgtgatagggagtcTCACTAGCAACTGCAATGGTTTACCCAAGTGTTTGTTTTCCCTGAACTCCACCTGCTGAATAACGTCCACTACTACTGAGGAATAATTCATGTTAATATAGACATTATAACATAATAATTAGCTAGCCACCAAAAACTTCCTgttttccaataatttgttccaaacCTCACTGGCTGACCGTTAGAAAATTACTTTTCACTTTGTAACTAAAAGGGGCCCAGTCCCTTTTAAATTGCCGCAAACTGTACTGACAAAGTAACATTAGtggagctgatttttttttaacaattaaGTGAATGAAAAGTTTTTAGTCACTTGGTTAACTGGTTTAAAATCTAGGGCACTGAAACACAAGGTCCTGATTTACCACCATTTAAATAAGCATTCGTACAATAGTCAAAATAGGAAACTACCTAATAGACATATCTGACCAAAATACTTAAATAATTTTCTGCAATTTGCAACTAAAATTGTCTATTCAATGTGATATTCAATATGACCgcaatttttttaaagtttggagAATTTGGAATCCTATTCATACATGAGTAATTATTTGTTACTGGTGTTATTCACAGATACCTTACCGTATAATGTTATCTTCTCTAAATCATCTATACTCAAGAGCTTGGTATGTCCAGCATAAAACATGAGGAAAATTCTCATTAATAGTAATAAGTTTAATAATTAAGATTCTTGTTTAAAAATCTCCAGCGACAAGTTTTGGAAAAATGATATATTATTAATCCAGGTAAACTGGTTTAGAAAGAAAATATGTTCTTCCTTAACATAATTTTCTGCTTCAGAACATCTCAAGTCTCTTTATGCTGAAGAAGTGCCTTTGAATTGTTGTTACATACTAGACTTGTTAATCGCGATGAAATGACACTCAAATATTACTTAGCAAACTCTGCAAAACTACAGTGCAATTTGCATCTGTTCATTTGTTTGGTTTCTCAAGACCTATATTATAACGTTTTAAAAAAGCCTTGATCATTTTTGAGATTTAACTGAAACCTTTAATTGCTTATTAGAGGAGCTCTTGACCTTGAGAGTAATCTTTTCTAAGAGATTGTTAGTTTCTTTAAGAACATAGTGATAATTATTGTATTTTCGTGTTACATTTTTATGCAAAATTTGCTTTGCATATTTATTTCAGATTGTGTGTTTAGGCTGTGATCTGCTTTGATGTTGCTTTGTGATAATATAATTAGTCAGCTATTTCTGAAGGATTCTTCCATTTTCTTCCTTCCTCTTGGTCCACTGGTATGTCTTTGATGATTCTTCCTCACCCGCCCCTCCATCCTAAGCTGTGATTTTCCAATTTTATTTCCAGTTTATCTCATTATTCTCCTCAGACCATTGCTAAATTCAGCGAGTTTGAGAGACATATACTCATTATTTGACCATAATCCCACTAAATTGCTCAACTAACTAATTTCTTTTCTGGCTGCATGGATATTTGATATTGTCAACAGTTCCCTCTCACCGGATACTGATCCCCTATTTAGCAATAGAACACAGATTGGGCCTCCTGGTCCTTTGAGCTTAGTCAACCCTGCAACCCCGAAACATGAATTAATTCTAACTGAATCAGAGGACCAcctacactgaccaattaacctacccggtaggtctttgggctgggggaggaaactgcagcacccagggaaaacctcCGCATTCCAGGGGGAGGACTCCTTACAGACGATGtcagagttgaactctgaaccccaGCACCCGAAGCTgtaaagtcaagtcaacttttattgtcatttcgaccataactgctggtacagtgcatagtaaaaatgagacaatgtttttcaggaccatggtgttacatgacacagtacaaaaaactagactgaactatgtaataattaaaaaaaacagagaaagctacactagactacagacctacactggactccataaagtgcacaaaaacagtgcaggcattacaataaataataaacaggacagtagggcaaggtgtcagtccaggctttgggtattgaggaggcGTCATGCTAACTGATACGTTACCACTGTGCCCAAATTTCCAAATCTGTTCTTACCCCCATTATTCTCAAGGAAAATGTTCATGCCCCTTCTGTCACGGTGAACCCTTTTCCATTTC
Coding sequences within it:
- the slitrk2 gene encoding SLIT and NTRK-like protein 2, with the protein product MLRSVLVMSVFAMTGFSSKTPSENRRSAKDICKHRCACEEKETMLNINCENKGFTKVSSLQPPQNRLYQLFLNGNSLSKLPPKGFINFTNTVTLHLSSNGLQEIRNGAFQGLATLKRLHLNNNKLEVLREETFLGLESLEYLQADYNYISIIEPGTFSKLNKLKVLILNDNLLPSLPNNIFRFVLLTHLDLRGNRLKKLPFAGVLEHIGGIVEIQLEENPWNCTCDLIPLKAWLDTISFFVGEMVCETPFRLHGKDVTHLNKQDLCPRKSAVDSSLRILRPSLVGSHLPPTTGSSLSPAKPTLRGGKTQRQPKNRGRVTPSPNGRQIFGPIMVYQTRSPIPAGCPSICSCTVQNSDKALNVHCHERRIRNVTELQPRPSNSKKLYLTGNLLPLVQVSDFGEYGALELLHLGNNRISAIQDGAFRNLSNLRRLYLNGNHIERLSPALFVGLERLQYLYLESNVIKEILENTFHSLGRLSLLYLNNNLLRSLPTSVFAGTNLTRLNLRNNYFPHLPVRRVLDQLSAAVQIDLQENPWECDCPILALKAWLEQSRAGVVITEVACESPVRFAGQALRSLKDEEICSELPLHSSHEVTRNPNLPQDDAEPPSPGTAQSSPVPLSVLILGLLVVFILSVCFGAGLFVFVLKRRKGGASGQSATPNNLDLNSYQLQCGPYGSEPGEKAEAHVYNYIPHPVGQMCKNPIYIQREAEQVTYYRDLPDLSFSSLQAKKSQHLGRAPYSISTVELLGPQPPRHTDSVYQNLGERRKALPSGLNAHYTFCTLPKRQFASSSQGARHQEQDRLNKTVLYGTPRKQPAKNDNLSLQAKPHTEPDYLEVLAKQTVISQL